The Streptomyces sp. NBC_00435 nucleotide sequence TACGACGTGGTCGTGCTCGACCGGGACCTCCCGCTCGTGCACGGTGACGACGTCTGCCGGAAGATCGTCGAGCTCGGCATGCCCACCCGCGTGCTCATGCTCACGGCGTCCGGCGACGTGAGCGACCGGGTCGAAGGCCTGGAGCTCGGGGCGGACGACTATCTGCCCAAGCCCTTCGCGTTCACCGAGCTGACCGCCCGGGTACGGGCCCTCGGGCGCCGCACCACGGTGGCGCTGCCCCCGGTGCTGGAGCGCGCGGGGATCAAGCTGGACCCGAACCGGCGCGAGGTGTTCCGCGAGGGCAAGGAGGTGCAGCTGGCGCCGAAGGAGTTCGCGGTGCTGGAGGTCCTCATGCGCAGCGAGGGCACCGTCGTGTCCGCCGAGCAGCTCCTGGAGAAGGCGTGGGACGAGAACACCGACCCCTTCACCAATGTGGTGCGCGTGACGGTGATGACCCTGCGGCGCAAGCTCGGGGAGCCGCCGGTCATCGTGACCGTCCCCGGTTCCGGCTACCGGATCTGACGCGGGTGGCAGCGACCCCGGCGCCACCACCGGCGCCACCGAAACCGACCTGGGACCCCGGCCAGCCCGAGGGTCCTTTCCCTTGGCTGCGGCCGACCATCCGCATACGCCTCACGCTGCTGTACGGCGGGATGTTCCTGATCGCCGGCATCCTGCTGCTGTCGATCATCTACCTGCTGGCGGCCCAGGCGCTGCGGCAGGGCAACGCGCTGCCGTTCACCATCGTGGGCGGCGGCCCGATCCAGGTCACCAGCAGCTGTCCCGGCGTGAGCGGTACCGGGCAGATGCCCGACCAGTTCAACGCGGCGATCAACACGTGCATCCTCGAACAGCGCCGGCACGCGCTGGACGACCTGCTCAGCCGGTCGCTGATGGCGCTGATGGGGCTGAGCATCATCGCCTTCGCCTTCGGGTACGCGATGGCCGGCCGGGTGCTCTCGCCGCTCGGCAAGATCACCCGGACCGCCCGCCGGGTGGTCGGCTCCGACCTGACCCGGCGGATCGAGCTGGACGGGCCGGACGACGAGCTCAAGGAGCTCGCCGACACCTTCGACGAGATGCTCGACCGGCTGGAGCGGGCCTTCTCGGCCCAGCAGCGGTTCGTGGCCAACGCCTCGCACGAGCTGAGGACCCCGCTGGCCATCAACCGGACGCTGCTGGAGGTGCACCTCTCCGACCCCGGTGCGCCGGTGGAGCTGCAGCAGCTCGGCAAGACCCTGCTCGCCACCAACGAACGCAGCGAGCAGCTGGTCGAGGGCCTGCTGCTGCTGGCCCGCAGCGACAACCAGATCATCGAGCGCAAGCCCGTGGACCTGGCTGAGGTGGCGTCGCGCGCCCTCGACCAGGCGCGTGCGGAGGCCCAGGCCAAGGGCGTCGAGATCCGCGGCGAGCGTGCGCTGGCCGTCGTACAGGGCAATGGCGTACTGCTGGAGCGGATCGCGCTCAACCTGGTGCAGAACGCCGTCCGGTACAACGTGCCGGAGGGCGGCTGGGTGGAGGTCACCACCGAGGCCGTGCACGGCCAGGCGGTCCTGCTGGTATCGAACACGGGTCCCGTGGTTCCCGCGTACGAGGTGGACAACCTCTTCGAGCCCTTCAGACGGCTGCGTACGG carries:
- a CDS encoding response regulator transcription factor, which produces MRVLVVEDEQLLADAVATGLRREAMAVDVVYDGAAALERVGVNDYDVVVLDRDLPLVHGDDVCRKIVELGMPTRVLMLTASGDVSDRVEGLELGADDYLPKPFAFTELTARVRALGRRTTVALPPVLERAGIKLDPNRREVFREGKEVQLAPKEFAVLEVLMRSEGTVVSAEQLLEKAWDENTDPFTNVVRVTVMTLRRKLGEPPVIVTVPGSGYRI
- a CDS encoding sensor histidine kinase; amino-acid sequence: MAATPAPPPAPPKPTWDPGQPEGPFPWLRPTIRIRLTLLYGGMFLIAGILLLSIIYLLAAQALRQGNALPFTIVGGGPIQVTSSCPGVSGTGQMPDQFNAAINTCILEQRRHALDDLLSRSLMALMGLSIIAFAFGYAMAGRVLSPLGKITRTARRVVGSDLTRRIELDGPDDELKELADTFDEMLDRLERAFSAQQRFVANASHELRTPLAINRTLLEVHLSDPGAPVELQQLGKTLLATNERSEQLVEGLLLLARSDNQIIERKPVDLAEVASRALDQARAEAQAKGVEIRGERALAVVQGNGVLLERIALNLVQNAVRYNVPEGGWVEVTTEAVHGQAVLLVSNTGPVVPAYEVDNLFEPFRRLRTERTGSDKGVGLGLSIARSVARAHGGRIQAVPREGGGLVMRVTLPL